A segment of the Pseudomonas versuta genome:
TGTGCGTCGGTTTGTGCACCGCACGGCACGCCGAACAGTGGAAACTTTTGCGCACCATCCAGTGCAACGATGCCAGAGGCGCCAAAGCCGAAGAATTCGATGCGCTGGGTATCGGCCAGCAGTTCAATCGCTTTGCTCAGTTGCTCCTTGTCCAGGTGATGGCGCGCCCAGTCGAGGCTGGTGAGGGTGTAGTCGAAGATCTTTTCCACGACTTCATCGGCAGTGTCGCTGTCGAGCAGCACCGAATGCGTAGCGGGCGTGCCCAATGCCAAACTTTGGGCCAGGCGCAATTTGAAGTCCGGGTAGCCCGAGCAACCAATCGCATTGCAAAAGCGCAGCACGGTCGGCTGGCTGACCAGCGCCTTGCGGGCGACGTCGGCGACGGTGTCGGTGAGGATCTGTCGGGGTTCGGCGAGCACCACATCGGCGACCTTGCGATCAGACTTGCGCAGTTCCACGCGCAGGGTGCGGATCACGTCGAGAATGTTCTGTGTGGGATCACGGGCGAGCGTGCTTTCGCGTGCCATCAAGTTAGCCTTGGGCGAGCAGATGCGCTCGATCGAGTGAAATTGAATTGCGTATGCAGTTGTGCTCGCAACAGGTTCAGGGGCAACACCTGGGGGATCCAGCCGTCAATCGTTTCTGGATCTGCCGTGTTAAACGCAAATAGGCCGTAGTGGTGGGCGATCATAAACGGTATCGCGCAATCTTGGCAAAGCTTGACCGCCTCCTGCAGGTCGAGGTTTCCCGGCACGCCACGGGCACTCAGTTCGGCGCAGCGACCGTTGACCGGCAGCAGTGCAATGTCGGCCTGCAGGGCACGCAGTTCCTCGACTTGCCCCGGATACGGGATGGTGTCGCCAGAATGGAAAATCCGCACGCCATCGATCTCGATCAGATAACCGAGAAAGCGATGGTTGCCCTGCGCATCGCGCTCCAGGGTTTCATGGCAGGCCCGCGCGGCACTGACCCAAACGCCCGGCAATGCTTCGATGCGTTCACCGGCCTCAATGTCCAGCAGCTGCGAATCGTTGACGCCGATGCGTTGCCGCGCTTCGTCCAGAGAGGCACGTGGTACCACGAATGACACCTGGGGATTGGTCTGCGCCAGCGGCGCCAGAGTGAGCGGGTCCATGTGGTCGCTGTGGTGGTGGGTGGACAGCACCAGGTCGACCCGGCCCAGCCCGTCGACGCTGATCGGCGCCGCTTCCATGCGCTGATGGGCGAGGGGACGTCCCTGGTACTTCTGCGCCAGGTAGTCCGACAGATAGGGATCAATCACGATCCGTCGCCCACCGCTCTGAATAATGAATCCTGCCTGCCCCAGCCAATAAAGCGACACGCCGCTGGA
Coding sequences within it:
- a CDS encoding SIS domain-containing protein; protein product: MARESTLARDPTQNILDVIRTLRVELRKSDRKVADVVLAEPRQILTDTVADVARKALVSQPTVLRFCNAIGCSGYPDFKLRLAQSLALGTPATHSVLLDSDTADEVVEKIFDYTLTSLDWARHHLDKEQLSKAIELLADTQRIEFFGFGASGIVALDGAQKFPLFGVPCGAQTDAHQQIMVASMLKPGDVAVLISNTGMTLSLGDVARAAHENGAKVIGIVGAQEAPLLRYCDVSLVVETLENTSLYTPTISRIAALVVIDVLSTAVALRRNDDHQHRITQMKQRLNEMRFK
- a CDS encoding MBL fold metallo-hydrolase, with product MTIAYRRTAFNAPLAQHLQTSSSGVSLYWLGQAGFIIQSGGRRIVIDPYLSDYLAQKYQGRPLAHQRMEAAPISVDGLGRVDLVLSTHHHSDHMDPLTLAPLAQTNPQVSFVVPRASLDEARQRIGVNDSQLLDIEAGERIEALPGVWVSAARACHETLERDAQGNHRFLGYLIEIDGVRIFHSGDTIPYPGQVEELRALQADIALLPVNGRCAELSARGVPGNLDLQEAVKLCQDCAIPFMIAHHYGLFAFNTADPETIDGWIPQVLPLNLLRAQLHTQFNFTRSSASARPRLT